Proteins encoded within one genomic window of Methanothrix harundinacea 6Ac:
- the fdhF gene encoding formate dehydrogenase subunit alpha has protein sequence MTIIMADDGLSPTVCPYCALGCGFYIRKGEGGPGIEYMLDHPTNEGALCPKGNAALEVLGHPERLRFPLLKAGDGWRRISWEEALARLAGEIKETIRDYGPGALGFLGSAKCTNEENYLFQKMARLLGSKNVDCCARRCHSPTIPALNRAFGAACMTNPISDLANSGCIFAIGSNFAENHPLVARWALRAKDRGGFIIVADPRLTPTAWLADLHLQINLGTDVALLNGMMNVIIEEGLYNSKFVEERTVGFEELADKVRWYTPERAAEITGVSASSILRAARIYARSPASAILYSMGITQHSHGTDNVTACADLALICGHLGRSGAGLYPLRGQNNVQGACDMGVLADFYPGSVSVSDAEGIRRLEVAWGGASLPKGMGMTAEAMPVAAGDGDLRLLYVMGEDIVNSDSASSRGRRELANLDFLAVQDIFMTETAEIADLVLPAAAWAEKAGSYTSTERRVQWSPRAIDPPGEARSDLSTIIRLANLLGLNFDYSGPEEVLAEIGRVVKSYAGITRERAGARGGVIWPCPFLDHPGTPILHQDGFSAPEGRARIFAVDYQPPAEERSQDYPLLLTTGRVVIHYNAGSMTRRSLSLMRRAPELFVEVNPGDADQWGVVDGDLVEVETRRGEAWARARVTTRQERGVLFMPFHFPETNTLTSDVIDPVARIPEFKVAACRIGKMKGV, from the coding sequence GTGACGATCATCATGGCCGACGACGGTCTTTCGCCCACAGTCTGCCCTTACTGCGCCCTGGGTTGCGGTTTTTATATTCGAAAGGGGGAGGGAGGGCCCGGGATCGAGTACATGCTCGACCACCCCACCAACGAGGGGGCCCTCTGCCCCAAGGGGAACGCAGCCCTGGAGGTGCTCGGACACCCCGAACGGCTCCGGTTCCCCCTCCTGAAGGCCGGGGACGGCTGGAGGAGGATCTCCTGGGAGGAGGCTTTGGCGCGGCTCGCCGGGGAGATCAAAGAGACGATCAGGGACTACGGCCCCGGAGCCCTCGGGTTCCTCGGTTCAGCGAAGTGCACCAACGAGGAGAACTACCTCTTCCAGAAGATGGCCCGCCTCCTGGGATCGAAGAACGTGGACTGCTGCGCTCGAAGGTGCCACTCGCCGACGATCCCCGCCCTCAACCGGGCCTTCGGCGCCGCCTGCATGACAAACCCCATATCCGACCTCGCGAACTCCGGCTGCATCTTCGCCATCGGGTCGAACTTCGCCGAGAACCACCCCCTCGTCGCCAGGTGGGCTCTGAGGGCTAAGGACCGGGGGGGGTTCATCATCGTCGCCGACCCCAGGCTCACCCCCACGGCCTGGCTCGCCGACCTCCACCTCCAGATCAATCTGGGGACCGACGTCGCCCTCCTCAACGGGATGATGAACGTCATCATCGAGGAGGGGCTCTACAACAGCAAGTTCGTCGAGGAGAGGACCGTCGGCTTTGAGGAGCTGGCGGATAAGGTCCGGTGGTATACGCCGGAGAGGGCGGCAGAGATCACCGGGGTCTCCGCCTCCTCGATCCTCCGGGCGGCTAGGATCTACGCCAGGTCCCCCGCCTCGGCGATCCTCTACTCCATGGGGATCACCCAGCACTCCCACGGGACGGATAACGTCACCGCCTGCGCCGACCTCGCCCTCATCTGTGGCCATCTGGGAAGGTCGGGGGCGGGGCTCTATCCCCTCCGGGGGCAGAACAACGTCCAGGGGGCCTGCGACATGGGGGTCCTCGCCGACTTCTACCCCGGCTCCGTATCCGTCAGCGACGCCGAGGGGATCCGCCGCCTCGAGGTGGCCTGGGGCGGGGCCTCCCTCCCGAAGGGGATGGGGATGACCGCCGAGGCCATGCCGGTGGCCGCCGGGGACGGGGACCTCCGCCTCCTCTACGTGATGGGCGAGGACATCGTCAACTCCGACTCCGCCTCGTCCCGGGGGAGGAGGGAGCTTGCGAACCTCGACTTCCTGGCCGTCCAGGATATATTCATGACCGAGACGGCGGAGATCGCCGATCTCGTCCTCCCGGCGGCGGCTTGGGCGGAGAAGGCGGGGTCTTACACCAGCACCGAGAGGCGGGTCCAGTGGTCGCCCCGGGCGATCGACCCACCGGGGGAGGCGAGGTCCGACCTCTCGACGATCATCCGTCTCGCAAACCTTCTGGGGCTCAACTTCGATTACTCCGGCCCCGAGGAGGTCCTGGCGGAGATCGGGAGGGTCGTCAAAAGCTACGCTGGAATCACCCGGGAGCGGGCCGGGGCCCGGGGCGGGGTGATCTGGCCCTGCCCCTTCCTCGACCATCCGGGAACCCCGATCCTCCACCAGGATGGGTTCTCCGCCCCGGAGGGGAGGGCGAGGATCTTCGCCGTCGACTACCAGCCCCCCGCCGAGGAGAGGAGCCAGGACTATCCCCTCCTCCTCACCACCGGCCGGGTCGTCATACACTACAACGCCGGGTCGATGACAAGGAGGAGCCTCTCCCTGATGAGGAGGGCTCCGGAGCTCTTCGTCGAGGTGAACCCCGGGGACGCCGACCAGTGGGGCGTCGTCGACGGGGACCTGGTGGAGGTGGAGACCCGCCGGGGGGAGGCCTGGGCGAGGGCCCGGGTGACGACCCGGCAGGAGAGGGGGGTCCTCTTCATGCCCTTCCACTTCCCCGAGACGAACACCCTCACCAGCGACGTCATCGACCCCGTGGCGAGGATCCCGGAGTTCAAGGTCGCAGCCTGCAGGATAGGCAAGATGAAGGGGGTCTGA
- a CDS encoding 4Fe-4S dicluster domain-containing protein: MKEILIRPERCMGCRSCEIACAVEHSQAKSLLSAVAERPAPRKRVYVEFVPDYSISVPMACRHCEEAPCVSVCPTGALRQDEVTRVVTHNPEGCIGCWTCASVCSYGMIGRNREERVAIKCDRCPDLEVPACVSACPTGALVFKELEEFSESKRAESALKLARGMAAGSGR, from the coding sequence ATGAAAGAGATCCTGATAAGGCCTGAAAGGTGCATGGGGTGTCGGTCCTGCGAGATCGCCTGCGCCGTCGAGCACTCCCAGGCCAAGAGCCTCCTATCCGCCGTCGCCGAGAGGCCGGCTCCGAGAAAGAGGGTCTACGTCGAGTTCGTCCCCGATTACTCCATCTCGGTCCCCATGGCCTGCCGCCACTGCGAGGAGGCTCCTTGCGTCTCCGTCTGTCCTACCGGAGCCCTCCGCCAGGACGAGGTGACCAGGGTCGTCACCCACAACCCCGAGGGATGCATCGGATGCTGGACCTGCGCGTCGGTCTGCAGCTACGGGATGATCGGGAGGAACCGGGAGGAAAGGGTGGCGATCAAGTGCGACCGGTGCCCCGACCTGGAGGTCCCCGCCTGCGTCTCCGCCTGCCCCACAGGGGCCCTCGTCTTCAAGGAGCTGGAGGAGTTCTCCGAGTCGAAGAGGGCTGAGTCCGCCCTGAAGCTGGCGAGGGGGATGGCCGCCGGCAGCGGCCGGTGA
- the cooS gene encoding anaerobic carbon-monoxide dehydrogenase catalytic subunit, with product MGKNVSERSIDPATRAMLLEADRAGIETAWDRFDKQQPQCGFGILGVCCRNCNMGPCRIDPFGEGADRGVCGATADIIVARNLLRMIAAGAAAHSDHARDAVLAFKKMAEGEAEGYQIKDGAKMNALAAEYGISPEGRSPEEVALELANVLLSEFGKQEGPITFTRRAPAKRQSVWEKAGIDPRGVDREIVECMHRTHIGVDNDPVHLLLHGLRTSISDGWGGSMIATDVQDVLFGTPTPVMSESNLGVLKSDEVNIIVHGHEPILSEMIVAAAEDPEMVALAIEMGAKGISVSGICCTGNEVLMRHGIPTAGNFLQQELAVITGAVEAMVVDVQCIMPALGNLAGCYHTKFISTSPKADFPGTLRMEYHEEKALETAREIVRAAVENYPNRDPGRVNIPREKSGCMVGFSAEAILGALGGTPQPLVDAIVSGSIKGVGAVVGCNNPKVQHDFGHVNLVRELIRNDVLVVTTGCNAIACAKAGLLLPEAAKEAGPGLRPICEALGVPPVLHMGSCVDISRILVLAAALANHLGVDISDLPAAGAAPEWMSEKAVSIGAYVIASGVYTVLGTVPPVLGSPEVTSVLTKGVEGVVGASFAVEPDPFKAAKLMIAKIEEKREGLGLSA from the coding sequence ATGGGTAAGAACGTCAGCGAGAGGAGCATAGATCCCGCCACCCGGGCGATGCTCCTGGAGGCCGACCGGGCGGGGATCGAGACCGCCTGGGACCGTTTCGATAAGCAGCAGCCCCAGTGCGGCTTCGGCATCCTAGGGGTCTGCTGCCGCAACTGCAACATGGGGCCCTGCCGGATCGACCCCTTCGGCGAGGGGGCGGATCGAGGGGTCTGCGGCGCCACCGCCGACATCATCGTCGCCCGAAACCTCCTCCGGATGATCGCCGCCGGGGCGGCGGCCCACTCCGACCACGCCCGGGACGCCGTCCTCGCCTTCAAGAAGATGGCGGAGGGCGAAGCTGAGGGCTACCAGATCAAGGACGGGGCGAAGATGAACGCCCTGGCAGCCGAGTACGGCATCTCCCCGGAGGGTCGGAGCCCTGAGGAGGTGGCGCTGGAGCTCGCCAACGTCCTCCTCTCCGAATTCGGAAAGCAGGAGGGACCGATCACGTTCACCAGGCGGGCCCCCGCCAAGAGGCAGTCGGTCTGGGAGAAGGCCGGGATCGACCCCCGGGGGGTCGACCGGGAGATCGTCGAGTGCATGCACAGAACCCACATCGGCGTCGACAACGATCCGGTCCACCTCCTCCTCCACGGCCTCAGAACGAGCATCTCCGACGGCTGGGGCGGATCGATGATCGCCACCGACGTCCAGGACGTCCTCTTCGGAACCCCAACACCGGTCATGTCGGAGTCGAACCTGGGGGTCCTGAAGTCGGACGAGGTGAACATCATCGTCCACGGCCACGAGCCGATCCTCTCGGAGATGATCGTCGCCGCCGCCGAGGACCCCGAGATGGTCGCCCTCGCAATAGAGATGGGGGCGAAGGGGATCAGCGTATCCGGGATCTGCTGCACAGGAAACGAGGTTCTGATGCGCCACGGGATTCCGACGGCAGGAAACTTCCTCCAGCAGGAGCTGGCCGTCATCACCGGCGCCGTCGAGGCGATGGTGGTGGACGTCCAGTGCATCATGCCAGCCCTCGGAAACCTCGCCGGCTGCTACCACACCAAATTCATCTCCACCTCCCCGAAGGCCGACTTCCCCGGGACCCTCCGGATGGAGTACCACGAGGAGAAGGCCCTGGAGACGGCGCGGGAGATCGTCCGGGCCGCCGTCGAGAACTACCCGAACCGCGACCCCGGGAGGGTGAACATCCCCAGGGAGAAGAGCGGCTGCATGGTCGGCTTCAGCGCTGAGGCGATCCTGGGGGCCCTCGGCGGAACGCCCCAGCCCCTCGTCGACGCCATCGTCTCCGGTTCGATCAAGGGCGTCGGAGCCGTCGTCGGCTGCAACAACCCCAAGGTCCAGCACGACTTCGGCCACGTAAACCTGGTCCGGGAGCTGATCAGAAACGACGTCCTCGTCGTCACCACCGGCTGCAACGCCATCGCCTGCGCCAAGGCCGGCCTCCTCCTCCCCGAGGCGGCGAAGGAGGCGGGTCCGGGCCTGAGGCCCATCTGCGAGGCCCTCGGCGTTCCGCCGGTCCTCCACATGGGCTCCTGCGTCGACATCAGCCGGATCCTCGTCCTGGCGGCGGCCCTGGCAAACCACCTCGGAGTTGACATCAGCGACCTACCGGCGGCGGGGGCCGCCCCGGAGTGGATGAGCGAGAAGGCGGTGAGCATCGGGGCTTACGTCATAGCCTCCGGGGTCTATACCGTCCTGGGGACGGTCCCGCCGGTCCTCGGTAGCCCCGAGGTGACGAGCGTCCTGACGAAGGGGGTGGAGGGGGTCGTAGGCGCCTCCTTCGCCGTCGAGCCGGACCCCTTCAAGGCCGCTAAATTGATGATCGCCAAGATCGAGGAGAAGAGGGAGGGGCTGGGGCTCTCCGCCTAG
- a CDS encoding MFS transporter: protein MNRTIKLLMISDIFVLTGFGLIQPILAIFINEGVVGGTIFTAGVASTLFLVTKSLVQLPFARYVDGSVKKTRWLILGTVLIAIVPVMYIFIDHIYQVYLAEVLYGIGSGLAYPTWVCLWSRNLNPGSEGFEWSMYSTSTGLGTAATAAAGAAIASVAGFAATFVLTGLMCLVGCGILLFLDRESPPEWRGPAPSTDGRRRLRLDRTTPE, encoded by the coding sequence ATGAATCGCACCATAAAGCTCCTCATGATATCGGACATCTTCGTCCTCACCGGCTTCGGCCTCATCCAGCCGATCCTGGCGATCTTCATAAACGAGGGGGTGGTCGGGGGGACGATCTTCACCGCGGGGGTGGCGAGCACCCTCTTCCTGGTGACCAAGTCCCTCGTCCAGCTCCCCTTCGCCCGGTACGTCGACGGTAGCGTGAAGAAGACCAGATGGCTTATCCTGGGAACGGTCCTCATCGCCATCGTCCCGGTGATGTACATCTTCATAGACCACATATACCAGGTCTACCTGGCGGAGGTCCTCTACGGCATAGGAAGCGGCCTTGCATACCCCACCTGGGTCTGCCTCTGGAGCCGGAACCTGAACCCGGGGAGCGAGGGCTTCGAGTGGTCGATGTATTCCACCTCCACGGGCCTGGGGACCGCCGCCACCGCCGCCGCGGGCGCCGCCATCGCCAGCGTGGCGGGCTTCGCCGCCACCTTCGTCCTCACCGGGCTGATGTGCCTTGTAGGGTGCGGAATCCTCCTATTCCTAGACCGCGAGAGCCCCCCCGAGTGGAGAGGTCCAGCGCCATCGACGGATGGAAGGAGGAGGTTGAGGCTAGACCGGACGACTCCGGAGTGA
- a CDS encoding ADP-ribosylglycohydrolase family protein, with product MAGELLDRFCGSLLGLAVGDALGMPVEGMTAEEIRAGPGEVRDMIAPAADHFHSGLSPGQYTDDTEQTLILAETLIEAGSFDVERFAKRLASWGRCWTADPRMNRGVGWTSKTAIQELLGGMAWREAGVATPTCGSAMRAAPIGLVYHCSLDLVARYADLQSLPTHSSAAARAGSVAVAVGVALSILGFAPLRVLEMAASASERVDREFGRRLLLAKELLDLDPPEALAEIGTSPMVGETVPAAFFCYIGFEPEEALIAAASAGGDTDTIASIAGALAGAARGSEWIPERWLSRLEDRERIECVAADLAILAGRVCPGLR from the coding sequence ATGGCAGGAGAGCTCTTGGACCGGTTTTGCGGCTCCCTCCTCGGCCTCGCCGTCGGCGACGCCCTGGGGATGCCCGTCGAGGGGATGACCGCCGAGGAGATCCGGGCGGGGCCCGGCGAGGTCCGGGATATGATCGCCCCCGCCGCCGACCACTTCCACTCCGGCCTCTCTCCGGGGCAGTACACCGACGACACTGAGCAGACCCTCATTCTGGCGGAGACCCTCATCGAGGCCGGATCCTTCGACGTCGAGCGGTTCGCTAAGAGGCTCGCCTCCTGGGGCCGGTGCTGGACCGCCGATCCGAGGATGAATCGGGGGGTCGGCTGGACGAGCAAGACGGCGATCCAGGAGCTCCTGGGAGGTATGGCCTGGCGGGAGGCGGGGGTGGCGACCCCGACCTGCGGCTCGGCGATGAGGGCGGCGCCGATAGGCCTCGTCTACCACTGCAGCCTCGACCTCGTCGCCAGGTACGCCGACCTCCAAAGCCTTCCGACTCACTCTTCTGCGGCAGCGAGGGCGGGGTCGGTTGCCGTCGCCGTGGGGGTCGCCCTCTCCATCCTCGGCTTCGCCCCCCTCAGGGTTCTGGAGATGGCCGCCTCCGCCTCCGAGAGGGTCGATCGGGAGTTCGGCAGGAGGCTTCTCTTGGCGAAGGAGCTTCTGGACCTCGATCCGCCGGAGGCGCTGGCGGAGATCGGGACGTCCCCGATGGTGGGGGAGACGGTCCCCGCCGCCTTCTTCTGCTACATCGGATTCGAGCCGGAGGAGGCGCTGATAGCCGCCGCCTCCGCTGGCGGCGACACCGATACCATCGCCTCCATCGCCGGGGCCCTGGCGGGGGCGGCCCGGGGGTCAGAATGGATCCCGGAGAGGTGGCTCTCCCGGCTCGAGGATCGGGAGAGGATCGAGTGCGTGGCCGCGGACCTCGCCATCCTCGCCGGCCGGGTCTGCCCCGGCCTTCGATGA
- the argC gene encoding N-acetyl-gamma-glutamyl-phosphate reductase, with amino-acid sequence MIKVGIVGGSGYTGGELLRLLSLHPGAEAVCITSRKLEGRPVGDVHPHLRGISSLNFESPSASEVAERCDVVFTAVPHGTAMDWVPDLLDAGAKVVDLSADYRLPLEVFERTYGMKHRAFREAVFGMPELHPEVRGAGFVANPGCYPTGASLSVAPLVGAGLAERVVFDSKSGISGAGNAPSETSHYPNMAENVIAYKLTTHRHRAEVDQELSRLSPGIRVSFTPHVVPAIRGILTTAHLLVKDEFIGSIPDRDEISKIYRDFYRDSPFIRLVPGVPSLGAVRGSNFCDIGFEVDGSGDRIVVVSAIDNLVKGASGQAIQNMNLMMGIAETEGLWLPGGAP; translated from the coding sequence ATGATCAAGGTAGGAATAGTCGGAGGGTCCGGCTACACCGGCGGAGAGCTCCTCCGCCTCCTGAGCCTCCACCCCGGGGCTGAGGCGGTCTGCATCACCTCCAGAAAGCTGGAGGGAAGGCCCGTGGGGGATGTCCACCCCCATCTGCGGGGGATATCCTCCCTCAACTTCGAATCGCCCTCGGCATCCGAGGTCGCCGAGAGGTGCGACGTCGTCTTCACCGCCGTCCCCCACGGGACGGCGATGGACTGGGTCCCCGATCTCCTCGATGCTGGGGCTAAGGTCGTCGACCTATCCGCCGACTACAGGCTCCCCCTGGAGGTCTTCGAGAGGACCTACGGGATGAAGCACCGGGCCTTCCGGGAGGCGGTCTTCGGGATGCCGGAGCTCCACCCAGAGGTCCGAGGCGCCGGGTTCGTCGCAAACCCCGGATGCTACCCCACGGGGGCGAGCCTCTCGGTGGCTCCCCTCGTCGGAGCCGGCCTCGCCGAGAGGGTCGTCTTCGACTCCAAGTCCGGGATCTCCGGGGCTGGTAACGCCCCCTCCGAGACGAGCCACTACCCGAACATGGCAGAGAACGTCATCGCCTACAAGCTCACCACCCACCGGCACAGAGCCGAGGTAGATCAGGAGCTATCCCGCCTCTCCCCCGGGATCAGGGTCAGCTTCACCCCCCACGTCGTCCCCGCCATCCGGGGGATCCTGACGACGGCCCACCTCCTGGTGAAGGACGAGTTCATAGGCTCGATCCCCGACAGGGACGAGATATCAAAGATCTACCGGGATTTCTACCGGGACTCGCCCTTCATCCGGCTCGTTCCCGGCGTCCCCTCCCTCGGAGCGGTCCGGGGGTCGAACTTCTGCGACATCGGCTTCGAGGTGGACGGCTCCGGGGATCGGATCGTCGTCGTATCGGCGATAGACAACCTGGTGAAGGGGGCCTCCGGCCAGGCGATCCAGAACATGAACCTGATGATGGGGATCGCCGAGACGGAGGGGCTCTGGCTCCCGGGCGGAGCGCCCTGA
- a CDS encoding CBS domain-containing protein translates to MKIRDVMNSEPVAIQATEAVSDAVRLLRTNEISGMPVLEGDRLAGVVSESDLLRMLSVEREGGLWLPSPLEVLEVPIRDLIRWEKLQAGAEEAGMTRVSEVMTKKVFTVSPEDSIERAASMMVRHRINRLPVLEEGKLVGIVTRGDIIAGLGMEAEEVEED, encoded by the coding sequence ATGAAGATCAGAGACGTGATGAACTCCGAGCCGGTGGCCATCCAGGCGACGGAGGCCGTCAGCGACGCCGTCAGGCTTCTTAGGACAAACGAGATCAGCGGGATGCCGGTGCTGGAGGGGGACCGGCTGGCGGGGGTCGTCTCCGAGTCGGACCTTCTCCGGATGCTCTCTGTCGAGAGGGAGGGGGGGCTCTGGCTCCCCAGCCCCCTGGAGGTCCTGGAGGTGCCGATCCGCGACCTGATACGGTGGGAGAAGCTCCAGGCCGGGGCCGAGGAGGCGGGGATGACGCGGGTATCCGAGGTGATGACCAAGAAGGTCTTCACCGTCAGCCCCGAGGACTCGATCGAGAGGGCGGCGTCGATGATGGTCCGCCACAGGATCAACCGCCTCCCGGTCCTGGAAGAGGGGAAGCTGGTGGGGATAGTGACGAGGGGCGACATCATAGCAGGTCTCGGGATGGAGGCGGAGGAAGTTGAAGAGGATTGA
- the argJ gene encoding bifunctional ornithine acetyltransferase/N-acetylglutamate synthase yields MKRIEGGICAVEGVRASGVKRGKYGVALIAASGPAAGAFTTNRIRAAPLDVTSESLLASGGHLEGVIANSGCANAYTGPRGVEDARWMADLLAGHLGVGADRVGVASTGVIGRYLDREVIAGLFEEAKERLRSDPGASEEAARAIMTTDTAVKEIAVEHAGFRVAGITKGAGMIEPNMATMLSFIYTDARISPEELRECLLGAVDESFNMLIVDGDTSTNDLVLVTATGKVGADVDDFREALNYVSVELAKMMAKDGEGATKLVEMVVTGAREREDARLAAKTVMRSSLVKTAIFGNDPNWGRIVAAAGRSGAEVDPERITLSISAADRDEEVFLVRRGKIVDGVLSEAEEVMKSEELLIKLDLGLGDATARAFGCDLSYDYVKINADYTT; encoded by the coding sequence TTGAAGAGGATTGAGGGAGGGATATGCGCCGTCGAGGGCGTCAGAGCCTCCGGGGTCAAGCGGGGGAAGTACGGCGTCGCCCTCATCGCCGCCTCAGGCCCTGCCGCCGGGGCCTTCACGACGAACAGGATCAGGGCTGCGCCCCTGGACGTCACCTCTGAGAGCCTCCTCGCCTCTGGGGGGCATCTCGAGGGGGTGATCGCAAACAGCGGCTGCGCCAACGCCTACACCGGCCCCCGGGGGGTTGAGGACGCCCGGTGGATGGCGGATCTTCTGGCAGGCCACCTGGGGGTCGGGGCGGATCGGGTCGGCGTCGCCTCGACGGGGGTGATAGGGAGGTACCTCGATAGGGAGGTGATCGCCGGGCTCTTCGAAGAGGCGAAGGAGAGGCTCCGGTCCGACCCCGGAGCGAGCGAGGAGGCGGCCCGGGCGATCATGACGACGGATACTGCTGTAAAAGAGATCGCCGTCGAGCACGCCGGGTTCAGGGTGGCGGGGATCACCAAGGGCGCCGGGATGATCGAGCCCAACATGGCGACGATGCTCTCCTTCATCTACACCGACGCCAGGATCTCGCCGGAGGAGCTCCGGGAGTGCCTCCTTGGAGCGGTCGATGAGAGCTTCAACATGCTGATCGTCGACGGGGACACCAGCACCAACGACCTGGTCTTGGTGACGGCGACGGGGAAGGTCGGAGCCGATGTAGACGACTTCCGGGAGGCCCTCAATTACGTCTCCGTAGAGCTGGCGAAGATGATGGCAAAGGACGGTGAGGGGGCGACGAAGCTCGTGGAGATGGTCGTCACCGGGGCGAGGGAAAGGGAGGACGCCCGCCTCGCCGCAAAGACGGTGATGAGAAGCAGCCTCGTCAAGACCGCCATCTTCGGAAACGACCCCAACTGGGGGAGGATCGTGGCCGCCGCCGGGAGGTCCGGAGCCGAGGTCGATCCGGAGAGGATCACCCTTTCCATATCCGCTGCTGATCGGGATGAAGAGGTATTCCTGGTCCGGCGGGGGAAGATCGTCGACGGTGTCCTCTCGGAGGCGGAGGAGGTCATGAAATCCGAGGAGCTTCTGATCAAACTCGACCTCGGCCTCGGCGACGCCACCGCCCGGGCCTTCGGCTGCGATCTCTCTTACGACTACGTCAAGATCAACGCAGATTATACAACCTGA
- the argH gene encoding argininosuccinate lyase produces MLLRGERLGEISGDVLEFISSRDADRQIFEADLLVDRAHLAMLKERGLIAAEEFSAIVAALDGIELAELGEGEDVHEAIEAELIARVGAVGGRMHTGRSRNDEVATCIRIVLRGELLGLMAEVNDLAEALVERAAENADTVIPGFTHLQHAQPTTLAHHLLAHADALLRDFDRLQDSCQRVNRSPLGAAAFASTGFDIDRKRTAELLGFEGLVENSMDAVSTRDFLLEALSASAILMVNASRLAEELILWSTSEFGYLELDDLFTSTSSIMPQKKNPDTAELIRGKTGTVFGSLVAALAIVKALPMSYNRDLQEATPNLWRGISTTRGAVRILTGAVSSAKFNKERLEAASGAGFSTATEIADSLVRKTKIPFRTAHQIVGALAAKGGTPAIEDLDEAAERIAKFRPSERGFGEEELAAALDPRRNVAVRSRIGGPAPEETKRMAADRRRRIEENGRLVEEMRGRVDSALAALREMR; encoded by the coding sequence ATGCTTTTGAGAGGAGAGAGGCTCGGCGAGATCTCCGGGGACGTCCTGGAGTTCATCTCCTCCAGGGATGCGGACCGGCAGATCTTCGAGGCGGACCTCCTGGTGGACAGGGCCCACCTGGCGATGCTGAAGGAGCGGGGGCTCATCGCCGCCGAGGAGTTTTCGGCGATCGTCGCCGCCCTCGACGGGATCGAGCTGGCGGAGCTCGGGGAGGGCGAGGACGTCCACGAGGCGATAGAGGCGGAGCTGATCGCGAGGGTCGGGGCCGTCGGCGGGAGGATGCACACCGGCAGGTCTCGAAACGACGAGGTGGCGACCTGCATCCGGATCGTCCTCCGGGGCGAGCTCCTCGGCCTCATGGCCGAGGTGAACGATCTAGCAGAAGCCCTCGTCGAGAGGGCCGCCGAGAACGCCGATACAGTAATTCCGGGGTTCACCCACCTCCAGCACGCCCAGCCGACGACCCTCGCCCACCACCTCCTCGCCCACGCCGACGCTCTTTTGCGGGACTTCGACCGGCTGCAGGACTCTTGCCAGCGGGTGAACAGGTCGCCCCTGGGCGCCGCAGCCTTCGCCTCCACTGGGTTTGATATCGACAGGAAGAGGACCGCCGAGCTCCTAGGCTTCGAGGGGCTCGTCGAGAACAGCATGGACGCCGTATCGACGAGGGACTTTCTCCTGGAGGCCTTATCCGCCTCCGCCATCCTGATGGTGAACGCGAGCCGCCTCGCCGAGGAGCTGATCCTGTGGTCGACGTCGGAGTTCGGCTACCTGGAGCTCGATGACCTCTTCACATCGACCTCCTCCATCATGCCCCAGAAGAAGAACCCCGACACCGCAGAGCTCATCCGGGGGAAGACCGGCACCGTCTTTGGGTCCCTCGTCGCCGCCCTCGCCATCGTCAAGGCGCTGCCCATGAGCTACAACCGGGACCTGCAGGAGGCAACCCCGAACCTCTGGCGCGGGATCTCGACGACCAGGGGAGCCGTGCGAATCCTGACGGGGGCCGTCTCGTCGGCGAAGTTCAATAAAGAGCGGCTTGAGGCCGCCTCCGGGGCCGGCTTTTCGACGGCGACGGAGATCGCCGACTCGTTGGTCCGCAAGACGAAGATCCCCTTTCGGACCGCCCACCAGATCGTCGGCGCCCTGGCGGCGAAGGGCGGAACGCCGGCGATAGAAGATCTGGACGAGGCGGCGGAGAGGATCGCAAAATTCAGGCCGAGCGAGCGGGGCTTCGGCGAGGAGGAGCTTGCGGCCGCCCTCGACCCGAGGAGGAACGTGGCCGTCCGGTCGAGGATCGGGGGCCCTGCGCCGGAGGAGACGAAGAGGATGGCCGCCGACCGGAGGAGGAGGATCGAGGAGAACGGCCGCCTCGTCGAGGAGATGAGGGGAAGGGTCGATTCTGCCCTCGCTGCCCTGCGGGAGATGAGGTGA
- a CDS encoding transporter suffix domain-containing protein, translating into MTTAWSGPPPAEDGPCGPSAAPSPPEGGLIGFLRGGGGWRRSLGFGLVLLSFILYGCLLLVPSAPLSTSGKVALSSLLVISGEASFWVGGFILGREVVARWRGRLDPRRWIRGRG; encoded by the coding sequence ATGACGACGGCTTGGAGCGGACCGCCTCCGGCGGAGGACGGACCATGCGGCCCCTCGGCGGCTCCTTCTCCGCCGGAGGGCGGCCTGATCGGCTTTCTCAGAGGCGGAGGCGGGTGGCGGCGGAGCCTCGGCTTCGGCCTCGTCCTCCTATCCTTTATCCTCTACGGCTGCCTCCTCCTCGTCCCTTCGGCGCCCCTATCCACCTCGGGAAAGGTCGCCCTCTCGTCCCTTCTCGTGATATCCGGGGAGGCGTCCTTCTGGGTAGGAGGCTTCATCCTCGGCCGCGAGGTCGTCGCCCGGTGGCGGGGGAGGCTCGATCCGCGGAGGTGGATCCGGGGGAGGGGATGA